In Oscillatoria acuminata PCC 6304, a single window of DNA contains:
- the urtD gene encoding urea ABC transporter ATP-binding protein UrtD, whose amino-acid sequence MNENILEIENLTVSFDGFNALNNLTFTMNTGELRVIIGPNGAGKTTFLDVITGKVKPTLGKVFFKGRNLRKYSEDSIARFGIGRKFQTPRVYLNLTPRENLEISCNRNKNVFQTLLKPTPASEHNTVKTLLETIGLVAKADIASGLLSHGEKQWLEIGMLLAQSPDLLLVDEPVAGLTDEETALTGELLISLAQSHSIIVIEHDMEFVRQIARKVTVLHEGSVLCEGSIEEVQNDPKVIQVYLGSTEEHEE is encoded by the coding sequence GTGAACGAAAACATCTTAGAAATTGAAAATTTAACGGTTAGTTTTGACGGATTTAATGCCCTCAATAATTTAACCTTCACCATGAATACGGGAGAGTTACGGGTCATTATTGGCCCCAATGGTGCCGGAAAAACCACCTTTTTAGATGTGATTACCGGCAAGGTTAAACCCACCCTAGGAAAAGTTTTCTTTAAAGGGCGAAACCTCCGGAAATATTCCGAAGATAGTATCGCTCGGTTTGGCATTGGTCGCAAATTTCAAACCCCACGGGTTTACCTGAATCTCACCCCTCGGGAAAATTTAGAAATTTCCTGCAATCGGAATAAAAATGTATTTCAGACCTTATTGAAACCCACCCCAGCATCGGAGCATAATACGGTCAAAACCCTCCTTGAAACCATCGGTTTAGTCGCTAAAGCGGATATCGCTTCGGGATTACTTTCCCACGGGGAAAAGCAATGGCTAGAAATTGGGATGTTGCTGGCGCAATCTCCTGATTTACTGCTTGTTGATGAACCCGTAGCCGGTTTAACCGATGAAGAAACCGCCCTCACCGGGGAATTACTGATTTCCTTGGCCCAAAGTCATTCGATTATTGTGATTGAACATGATATGGAATTCGTGCGGCAAATTGCCCGCAAAGTCACAGTATTGCATGAGGGTTCAGTCCTCTGTGAAGGGAGTATCGAAGAGGTGCAAAATGACCCCAAAGTGATTCAAGTCTATTTGGGCAGTACCGAGGAACATGAAGAATAA